Proteins encoded by one window of Haliotis asinina isolate JCU_RB_2024 chromosome 6, JCU_Hal_asi_v2, whole genome shotgun sequence:
- the LOC137286718 gene encoding uncharacterized protein, whose translation MTELCHLLRIDKSRTTPYHPMGNGMCERFNRTLCNMLGTLDPDSKKNWKAHVGPLVHAYNCTRHETTSLSPFFLMFGRHPRLPVDLAFGLDIEPSKSMSRLDYTRSLRERLKHAYDVASASAKKAQSKQKTYYDHTARAAILEIGDRVLVKIVAYDGRHKLADRWESDVYVVLDQPTPSIPVFVVGKENGDGKKKTLHRNLLLPVGSLPGQEVPVQKLRKCGKASPASKTDPLMAKSKPVPKPRKQSKPSLKPQPAPVASDDGEDRDGDEELVRICEHTVDTSVFAGNTADRPTEDEVERELESGDNIVVTEEVDDIDHVSRRQNPSQEEAADADHDAHGQTQFQDHPMTAADTEEGQQAAAPQRQTPAPLPRRSTRARTQPKWMSGGEFALSAVAQPEWLVRANYLSSLLAQGVFGSQQHRASDAILDLITSKDK comes from the coding sequence CTTATCATCCTATGGGGAATGGGATGTGTGAACGATTTAACCGCACTCTTTGTAACATGCTCGGTACCTTGGATCCAGACAGCAAGAAGAATTGGAAGGCACATGTTGGACCGTTAGTCCATGCTTACAACTGTACTCGCCATGAGACAACATCACTATCTCCATTCTTTTTGATGTTTGGGAGACATCCTCGCTTGCCAGTCGATCTCGCTTTCGGACTTGATATCGAGCCATCAAAGTCTATGTCAAGGTTGGATTATACCAGATCTCTTCGAGAGCGTCTCAAACATGCCTATGATGTAGCTTCCGCATCGGCTAAGAAGGCCCAGTCAAAACAGAAGACCTATTATGATCATACAGCCAGAGCTGCCATATTAGAGATAGGAGACCGTGTACTGGTGAAGATTGTTGCTTATGACGGGAGACATAAGTTGGCGGATAGATGGGAATCAGATGTTTATGTCGTTTTGGATCAACCTACTCCTTCCATCCCAGTGTTTGTTGTTGGTAAGGAAAACGGAGATGGGAAGAAGAAGACTCTACATCGGAATCTGTTGTTGCCAGTTGGGTCGCTTCCAGGACAGGAAGTACCAGTTCAAAAGCTGAGGAAGTGCGGTAAAGCTTCGCCTGCATCTAAAACAGATCCACTAATGGCGAAGTCCAAACCAGTCCCAAAGCCACGGAAACAGAGTAAACCTTCACTTAAACCTCAGCCAGCTCCCGTTGCATCTGATGATGGAGAAGATAGAGATGGAGATGAGGAGTTAGTCAGGATCTGTGAACATACTGTGGATACGTCAGTGTTTGCTGGCAATACAGCAGACAGGCCAACTGAAGATGAAGTAGAACGGGAACTAGAATCGGGAGACAATATCGTTGTCACAGAAGAAGTTGATGATATTGATCATGTCTCACGTAGACAGAATCCATCTCAAGAAGAAGCTGCTGATGCTGATCATGATGCCCATGGACagacacaatttcaagatcatCCTATGACTGCTGCAGATACAGAGGAGGGACAGCAAGCTGCAGCACCCCAGAGGCAGACTCCTGCTCCCCTACCGCGGCGATCTACACGGGCTAGGACACAGCCAAAGTGGATGTCAGGAGGAGAATTTGCTCTCTCGGCAGTAGCTCAACCCGAATGGCTTGTGCGAGCTAATTATCTTAGTTCACTCCTAGCCCAGGGTGTATTTGGCAGCCAACAGCACAGAGCATCAGATGCTATTTTGGATCTCATCACCAGTAAAGACAAATGA